The Sorangiineae bacterium MSr11954 DNA segment TCGATGACCACATCGTTGGGCCACTTGACGCGCACGTCGGCCTCCGGCGCGGCGCGGGCGATGGCGTCGCGCGATGCGAGGCCCGCCACCAGCGACAAAAGCGGCAGCCGCGGCGGCGGGCATGGGATGCGCGCGAGCACCGAGAGCAAGACGTTCTCGCCGCGCGGGGAGATCCACTGGCGGCCTTGGCGGCCGCGGCCCGCGGTCTGCGACTCGCTGATCCACGTGGCGCCGTGGGGTGCGCCGACCTTGGCCGCGCGCTTGGCCTCGTCGTTGGTCGACGTGGTCTCTTCGAGCACCGTGAGCGGCCCCCCCAGGGCGATGCCGCGCTGGCGCAAGAGCGCCGGGATGGGGAGCAGATCGCTCGCGACGGTCATTCGAAGTCGAGCCCGATGTCGGCGGCCGGCGCCGAGTGCGTCAGCGCGCCCACGGAGATGGCGTCGACCCCGGCCTGCCCGAGCTCGGTGATGCGCGGCAGGGTGATGCTGCCGGAGGCTTCGACCAGCGCCTTGCCGCGCGCGCGGCGCACGCCTTCGATCACGTCGGCGGTGGACATGTTGTCGAGCAAGACGATGTCGGCGCCTGCCTCCAGCGCTTCGTCGAGCTGGTCGAGCGAGTCGACCTCGCACTCGACCTTGCCGGTGTGCGGCGAGCGCTCGCGCGCACGGCGGATGGCCTCTTTGATGCCGCCGGCCGCCACCACGTGGTTGTCCTTGATGAGCACCGCCGAGCCCAGGTTGTCGCGGTGGTTCTTTCCGCCGCCGGCGCGCACGGCGTAGCGCTCGAGGACGCGAAGGCCGGGCGTGGTCTTGCGCGTGTCGATGATGCGGGTGCGGCTGCCAGGCGGGAGGGCGCTCACATAGGTGCGGGTCAAGGTGGCGATGCCGCACATGCGCTGCACCAGGTTCAAGGCGGTGCGCTCGCCCATCAAGATGGCGCGCGCGCGGCCCTGCACCGTCCAAAGCCGCGTTCCGGGCTTGACCAAGGTGCCCTCCTCCACCGCGTCGGTCACCTCGAGCAGGGGGTGAATCCGCTGAAACACCCTGCGGTACACGGGGCCGCCGCAGGCGACGAGCTCCTTGCGCGCCACGGCGTGGGCGACGGCCTCCGCCTCCGGGTCGATGCATGCTTCGGTGGTGAGATCGCCGGCCGCGAGATCCTCGTAAAGTGCCAGGTCCACAATCTTGTCGACGACGACCGAGGGAAGTTCGAAAGACATGCGCTCATACTAGGGCGCGCGGGCGCCCTGGACCATCTCGGCGCGGAGGCTCCCTGCGGTCACCACGCTTCGATGCGCCAACCGCGGCGGCGCGCCAGCCGGAGGAGGCGCGGATCGGGGTTGACCACGACCTGCTCGCCAACCGCCTCCAGGAGCGGCAGATCGGTGAACGAATCGGTGTAGAAGACCGAATCTTTCAAGCTAAAACCAAGCGATTCGGCCAGGCGCGCGGCGCGCACGACCTTGCCCGCGCCATACGCCAGAGGCTCCAGGGCCCGGCCCGTGAAGCGGCCATCGCGGCCGACCTCGAGCTCGCTCGAGACGATGTGCTGGATGCCGAGCCGCCGCGCCAGAGGGCGCGCCGCGTAGGGCGATGCGCCGGTGGCGATGGCTACGATATCCCCTTGCGCGAGGTGCTGCGCCACCGCCGCGCGCCCGCGGTCGGCCACGTGCTCTTCGACATAGCGGCGAAACCAGTCGTCGCAGCGCGAGGCGAGCACGGTTTCGGGCATGCCCGCGAAGCCGCGCATCACCTTGGCGGCCACGCCCGGGGCGTCGATCACGCCGAACGTGTAGAGGAGCACCCAATACGAAACGCGGGCGGCGTCACGCCAGGTGGCCTCGCCGATGGTGCGCTGGTAGCGAATGTACAAGCTGGCGGTCTCTCGTCGCACCAAGGTGCGATCCATGTCGAAGAGGGCGGCGCGCGGCATCAATAGACTCCATACCCTCGACCGAGGAGCATGGAGAACATATTGCACGTCGCGTGAAAAAGAATGCCCGCGCCCACGCCGCCCGTCCGCGCGCGCAACCACCCGAAGACGAGCGCCGGAAAGAAGACCGCCAGGCGCGGCGCCGTGCGAATGGTCGCAAAGTGACCGAGCGCGAAGACGATGCTCGCGATGACGAGGCCCGGGGTCACCGACGCGCCCAGAATGCGAACGCGCGCCGGGATGGCGTCGTCGAGCCGGGTCTGCAGGTAGCCGCGGTAGAAGGCCTCCTCCGGCAGCGCGATGATCAGCAGTTGCCCGAGGAGCTCGTTGAAGAGGCTTGGATCGATGGTCTCCCAGCGCAGATGAAAGTCGCCGGCGGCCCTCCACCACCAGCGCCATCCGAGCCAAAAGGGCACGAAGGTGATGGCGGCGAACAGCACCGCCCAGCCCAGCGCGCGCGCAAAGCTCCCAACGAGCCGGCCGATGTCGAGCTTTCCGGGCAGCACGAGCCCGCCGAACGCCAGACCGAAATGCGCCACCCTGGCGTCGTCGCGCGACCACACGAGCCACCAGGTCGCGCCGAGAAAGGTAAAGCCAACGGCCGACGCCACGTACCGGTCGGGCAGGAGCGACGCGGCCACGGTGACGAGCAAGGTCACCACCGCCGACACGCCCAGCGCTTCCAGGATCGCGCGCCCATCGACGGGCGGACGCTCGGGGGTCGTTGGGGAAGGACTTACGCGATAGGCCACGGAACGACGAGCGATGAAAAACGAGGCAGACGAGGGACTACGGACGGCATACCACGCGGGCGGCGTACGCTTCGGTGTGACCGGCCTCGAAGTCTTGCCACGCGAGGGACCATTCCCCCTTGGCGCGCCCCGGGGCAATGGCCGGGCGAGGCTGATCGCCGAGCACCTTGCCGATCACGCTGGCCACGCCGACCCCATCGCGGGTGAGCGGCGCCATCTTGATCCGGCCGGCGTCGTAGTAGGCGAGCTGCACCACGCCATCGGTCCCCACGCCCAGCGAGGGGTGCGAGCTCTTGTCGCCCAGCTTCTTGCGCCAGAGGACGCGTCCTCCCGCCGGCTCGACCATGGCCGCGTAGGCGCCGCCTTTTTCACCGTGCCACGCGATGAAGCAGCCCTCGGCGCCGCACGCGATCACGGGCTGATCGCCCGGGAGCTTGTCCTCGTTGACGATGGCCACGTCCCCGAGCTCGCGATCGAGCCCGCCGCCTTTCGGCCCCGGTGTGGTGCGCTCGTCGAGGCCCTTTTTCAGCTCGGCGGTGCCGAGCTTGAGGCGCATGCGCGCGATGGTGTGCTGCGGCTCGCGCTCCAGTTTGTACACCACGAAGACGGCGTTGCTGGCGATGGCGAGCCCGGGGTATCGGGCGCTGGCGTTGCGGCCGCCCACCGAGAGGTAATCGGTGAGGCGCACCTCGTTGCCCTGCGGCTCGAGATCGTTGGAGAGCTTTCGCAGGAAGAGATCGTCGCCCTCTTTGTCGCGGTCGTCCTGCCAGGCCACATAGAAGCCGTCGGGAGCGCGATCCAGCGCGGGGTAGAAGTTGCCCGCGCGCTCGGCGCCGACCAAGGTGCTCGCGCCGCCGATGCGCCCGTTCGGATCGATCCAGCGCACGCGCACCCCCGCGTCGCCGCCGGTTTTGTCCCAGTAGTAGAGGACGGCGCGGTCGTTGACGGTGAGCAGGCCGGGGCGCATCACCTCGCTGGCCTCGGGGGTCAGATCACGCGAAGCGGACTGCGGGCGGCCCACGTCGTCGAGGACCACGGAGTAGACGTGGTAGTGCCCCGCCTCCTCGTGATCGTCGGTCCACGCGACCAAGGTTCCCTTTTCGACGCTCGCGATGGCCGGGCGACCGATGTTGCTCAAGGGCCCGAAGCGCGGGTGCGAAAAGGCGACCGGCTTGCAGAGGTTGCGCGATACGGGGACCGCGCGGATCTGATCGGCCAAGCCGCGGGCGGCCAATGCGGCGCCGCCGCCGGGCGTGTTTCCGCCCAGCTCCTGCGCGTCTTTGAGCCGGCGAAGCGCGCCGGGGATGTCGCCGGCGGCAAAGAGCTTTTGCCCGTCGGCAAAGGCGGTCATCCACTTGGGCTCGTCGACGGGCGGCACGTTCGACGGGCTGCCCGATGGGCCGGCGATCGGTGCCATCGTCGCCGTCGATGCCACCGTGGGATTGAACACCTGCGGCTTGAGCATGTTGGTCCAAACGACGAACGCCGCCACCGAGCCGCCCACCAGCGCCGCCGACGAGAAGACCCAACGAAATGCCGAGGGCGGCGGCGCCGGGAGCACCTGCGACGCCGAGCCCGCGGACGGCGTTCGCCCAGGGGAAATCTCGGGAACGCTCGCGCCCAAGCTCTCCGCGCCGCTGGCGAACATGCCAGGCCGCGGGGACACCGCGAGCCCCGGACGGCGCCCATTCGCGTCGTTGAAAAACTCGGCCGCCACCCCGGGATCGGCCGCGCCCGCGACGGGCGGGGTGAGCGAGAGCGCGACCCCTGCCCCCGCACCGGCATAGGCCGCGCGCACCACGGCGCCGCCGCCCATCATGTTCTCCTCGGCCGAGTGCGCGGCATGGCGCACCACCGTGGTCTCGAGCCCCTCGGGATCGTGCCGCTCGCTGAGCGAGGCGCGGGAGGCGCGCGCCGCCGCCGCCGCGACAGCCACGGCAGGAACGGCCTGCCGCTCGAAGGCTTGCACCAGCGCCTCGGAGAGCTCTTTGGCGTCTTGGAAGCGATGATCGGGATCGCGCTCCAGCGCCTTGAAGAACCACGCGTCGAAGGTGGCCGGCAGATCGGGGCGGAGCTTGGAGGGAACGGGGATGGGCGCGGTGGCGATGGCGGCGAAGGTCATCGCCACGCCTTGCTCGGTGTTCCAGACCGGCCGGCCAATGAGGCACTCGAAGGCCATGCAGCCGAGCGCCCATAAATCGGCGCGATGGTCGACCGACCCCTGACCTTTCACCTGTTCCGGCGACATATAAGCCGGTGTACCGAACACTGCGCCCTCACGGGTCAGGCGCGCGGTTTTCACGTCGGGGGCGACGGGCGCGTAGAACTTGGCGAGGCCGAAGTCGAGGAGCTTGCTGATCTCGCCGCCCTCCTCGGTCTTGATGAGGAAGATGTTCTCCGGCTTCAGATCGCGGTGGACGATCCCGGCCGCATGGGCCTTGGAGAGCCCTTTGGCGCATTGGGTGATGATGCGCACCGTGGTCTCGGGATCGATGAGGCGCAGGCGCGCCATGCGATCGTAGAGCGACTCGCCCTCGAGCAGCTCCATGCAGATGAAGGGGCGGCCATCCTCGAGGCGCCCGGAGTCGTAGACATCGACGATGTAGGGGCTGCGAACGCTGGCGGCGGCGCGCGCCTCACGGAAGAAGCGCTCGATCACGATGCTGGAGGCCGAGAGCTCGGCCGCGAGCACCTTGACCGCGACCTTCTTGTTCAAGGTCGTCTGCTCCGCCTCGTAAACGGCCGCCATGCCACCGCGGCCGATCTCGCGCGTGACGCGATACTTCCCGACCAGCAGGGTCCCCGCGGGGATCTTCGACTCGTTGGGAACAGGGCGCATTATGAAAACGGGTGAAGAATACGCGAACGGCACCGGAAGGGCGAGGTGAAGCCGAGTCTGTCGGCACGCTTGCTGCGCCAACGCATGCTAATCGGACACGGGCCATGCGAAACCCGTCTTCCCTCGTTCGATTGCGAGTGGCCGTTCTCGTTTTTGGGTTGCTCTTTCCGATGATAACGTTCCCCCCATCTTCTGCGCGTGCGGAGGCCGCTTCGGACCCCGATCCTTGGTTCGGCCGCGATAAAGTATTGCATTTTTCGGTTGCAGCGCTCATCGCCAGCGGCACCTACACCCTGGCGGCCACGCAATTCGAAGCACGGTATCCCCCTTTGCTCCTCGGGGCCGGTACGACCTTGGTGCTGGGCGCGGCGAAGGAAGCTTACGACGGACTCGGACATGGCACCCCATCCTGGAAAGATTTCACCTGGGACGTGATTGGCGCGGTGGTTGGCCTCGGTGTGGCGTGGGGGCTCGATCTGGTGATCCGTGGCATCTCCGATGAGCACCCTTTGTTTAGTGCACCTCATCATGTCGCGAAGCAGGCACCGTCCGAGCCCGGGCATGCCCGATTGCAGCTCGGCCCGGGTCGAGGGCTCATATTGACCTGGTAGCGTCACGGTAGCCTTCGGGTTGCCTGCTGGTAAGCGCACGAGCATGAGGTTTGCCTAAAAAAAGCCGCTCGCAATCATGCTGGGCCTGGGCACGGAGGTCGATATGCTCAAAAAGGTTTTCGAGCTCTTCCAAGAGGCTGCGGTTCGATGGAGCGATGACAAGTGCCATCGCATGGGCGCCTCGCTCGCCTATTACGCATTATTCTCGATTTTCCCACTGCTCATGCTGGCAGTGACGGGCCTCGGATTTTTCCTGGGCGACGATGACGCGACGCGCGCGAAGATCGTCTCCTCGTTCGGTTCCACGGGGGCACCTGGCGCGCAAGGCCTGGTCGACCAAACCCTGAGCAACCTGCAAAACCATCACACCGCGCGCGGGGTCGGCATGGTGGTGGGCTTGGTGGCCCTCGTGCTCTCGGCCAGCGGCGTTTTCAGCGAGCTCGATACGGCCCTCAGCCGGATCTGGCGGTGCCCCGAGCCGTCGTCGTCGGGCATCGTGGAGTCGGTGCTGCAAACGGTGCGGGAAAAAGCCATGGCGATGCTGCTCGTCCTGGGCGCCGCGCTCTTGCTCCTGGTGTCGCTCATCTTGAGCACCGCGCTCTCCGCGGTCACCAGCGTGGCGCGCGATGCCCTGCCCTTCGCGTGGGCCTGGTCGATGCTCGAGCACGCCGTCTCCCTTGGTTTTCTCACCTTTGCGTTCGCGGCGCTCTTCAAAGTGGTGCCCGCATGTGGCGCAAAATGGCGCGACGTGCTCGGGGGCGGGCTGCTCACTGCCCTGCTCTTCACGCTCGCCAAGCGATTGCTCACCCTCTACATGACCACCTTGGCCAGCTACGACGCCTATGGCGCGGTTGGCGCGGTGCTGGCGCTGCTCACGTGGATCTACCTGGTGAGCCTCATCGTCTTCTTCGGCGCCGAATTTGCGCGGGTGTACGCGGAGCGCCACGGCAGCTTCGCGAACCGTACGGCGCTCGAACCCGGCGAGGCGGACGAAACGCGCGCAAAGAGCGAGGTGGAAGCCGGAAAAACGGCGACCCGAGCGCCCGGATCACCACGAAAAGGCGAGCGCGATCGCGTAGCCGACGAGGGCGATCAGCCACACAAAGGCCCGCCCGCGCATTCGCTCCCGTAGGGCAAAATAAGGCGCAAACGGGAACGCGACCAGCGCGAGGAGCGCGCGCCAGCGGGGGGGTTTGCGCACGAGGCCGGCCACGATGGTGACGTGCGCCGTGGCGAACAGGGCGAAAAAGACGATCGTGGCGGCGACGACCAAGGTGTCCTTCATCGGCGACCACCGTCCTCGATGGCCACGATGGTCGGCCCCGTCTGGAAGGGCTCGCCCTCGGGGCTCACCACCGGGCTGCTCCCGGCGCGCGCACCCGCGAGCGGCTTGGGATCGGCGACCGGGAGGCCCTTTGCGTCCTTCCAGACGCCGGGCGCGAAGTACAAGGTGCCATCGGCCCCGCGCACGCTCGTCCACGGCGAGAACTTGGTGCCGGGCGAGGCCACCACCCAGCGCCCTTGCTTCCAGGCCCAACGCCTTCCGTCCCAGACCCATTCCCCGTCGATCCAAACGGCGTCGGGCCGCGGCTGTTTGGGGATGCCCTCGGCGTGCGCGGGCGGCGGGGGATAAGGCACCTCCGCCAGCGCGGACGTCTCCTGGCGCACGTACGATGGTGTCGGAAGCGACGAGCTACCGCAGGCAAAGAGCCACAGGCCGAGCAACGGGATTGGACCGAGGGTCGCCGACAGTAGTAGAGCCGTTTTCACACGTTCACGCATCGCGACCATCACATTATGTTTTCCGCACCCTCCGCGGTAGCCGCGATAGCGTGGTCGTCCTCTCCCTCGAACATGGTCCTCCGACGCCCCAGCCCCTTCGTCGTCGCCGTTTTTGGTGCGCTCCTTTGGATGCTGGCGGGCTGCACGTCGATTCCCAAAGGGCGCTCGGCCATCGACGACGTGAGCATCCGCGGCGCGTCCAAGGTCGATGACTCCGACATCGAGGAGCGGCTGGCCACCGCGGCAACCCCCAAGTTCCTGGGGATGTTCCGGGGGGTCGTCTTCGAGTACGAGCTGTTCGACCGCTTCGTGCTGCAGCGCGATCTGGCCCGCGTGGAGC contains these protein-coding regions:
- a CDS encoding YihY/virulence factor BrkB family protein, which gives rise to MLKKVFELFQEAAVRWSDDKCHRMGASLAYYALFSIFPLLMLAVTGLGFFLGDDDATRAKIVSSFGSTGAPGAQGLVDQTLSNLQNHHTARGVGMVVGLVALVLSASGVFSELDTALSRIWRCPEPSSSGIVESVLQTVREKAMAMLLVLGAALLLLVSLILSTALSAVTSVARDALPFAWAWSMLEHAVSLGFLTFAFAALFKVVPACGAKWRDVLGGGLLTALLFTLAKRLLTLYMTTLASYDAYGAVGAVLALLTWIYLVSLIVFFGAEFARVYAERHGSFANRTALEPGEADETRAKSEVEAGKTATRAPGSPRKGERDRVADEGDQPHKGPPAHSLP
- a CDS encoding YXWGXW repeat-containing protein, whose protein sequence is MKTALLLSATLGPIPLLGLWLFACGSSSLPTPSYVRQETSALAEVPYPPPPAHAEGIPKQPRPDAVWIDGEWVWDGRRWAWKQGRWVVASPGTKFSPWTSVRGADGTLYFAPGVWKDAKGLPVADPKPLAGARAGSSPVVSPEGEPFQTGPTIVAIEDGGRR
- a CDS encoding serine/threonine protein kinase — encoded protein: MRPVPNESKIPAGTLLVGKYRVTREIGRGGMAAVYEAEQTTLNKKVAVKVLAAELSASSIVIERFFREARAAASVRSPYIVDVYDSGRLEDGRPFICMELLEGESLYDRMARLRLIDPETTVRIITQCAKGLSKAHAAGIVHRDLKPENIFLIKTEEGGEISKLLDFGLAKFYAPVAPDVKTARLTREGAVFGTPAYMSPEQVKGQGSVDHRADLWALGCMAFECLIGRPVWNTEQGVAMTFAAIATAPIPVPSKLRPDLPATFDAWFFKALERDPDHRFQDAKELSEALVQAFERQAVPAVAVAAAAARASRASLSERHDPEGLETTVVRHAAHSAEENMMGGGAVVRAAYAGAGAGVALSLTPPVAGAADPGVAAEFFNDANGRRPGLAVSPRPGMFASGAESLGASVPEISPGRTPSAGSASQVLPAPPPSAFRWVFSSAALVGGSVAAFVVWTNMLKPQVFNPTVASTATMAPIAGPSGSPSNVPPVDEPKWMTAFADGQKLFAAGDIPGALRRLKDAQELGGNTPGGGAALAARGLADQIRAVPVSRNLCKPVAFSHPRFGPLSNIGRPAIASVEKGTLVAWTDDHEEAGHYHVYSVVLDDVGRPQSASRDLTPEASEVMRPGLLTVNDRAVLYYWDKTGGDAGVRVRWIDPNGRIGGASTLVGAERAGNFYPALDRAPDGFYVAWQDDRDKEGDDLFLRKLSNDLEPQGNEVRLTDYLSVGGRNASARYPGLAIASNAVFVVYKLEREPQHTIARMRLKLGTAELKKGLDERTTPGPKGGGLDRELGDVAIVNEDKLPGDQPVIACGAEGCFIAWHGEKGGAYAAMVEPAGGRVLWRKKLGDKSSHPSLGVGTDGVVQLAYYDAGRIKMAPLTRDGVGVASVIGKVLGDQPRPAIAPGRAKGEWSLAWQDFEAGHTEAYAARVVCRP
- the mrtC gene encoding MrtC family glutamic-type intramembrane protease, with protein sequence MAYRVSPSPTTPERPPVDGRAILEALGVSAVVTLLVTVAASLLPDRYVASAVGFTFLGATWWLVWSRDDARVAHFGLAFGGLVLPGKLDIGRLVGSFARALGWAVLFAAITFVPFWLGWRWWWRAAGDFHLRWETIDPSLFNELLGQLLIIALPEEAFYRGYLQTRLDDAIPARVRILGASVTPGLVIASIVFALGHFATIRTAPRLAVFFPALVFGWLRARTGGVGAGILFHATCNMFSMLLGRGYGVY
- the nadC gene encoding carboxylating nicotinate-nucleotide diphosphorylase, whose amino-acid sequence is MSFELPSVVVDKIVDLALYEDLAAGDLTTEACIDPEAEAVAHAVARKELVACGGPVYRRVFQRIHPLLEVTDAVEEGTLVKPGTRLWTVQGRARAILMGERTALNLVQRMCGIATLTRTYVSALPPGSRTRIIDTRKTTPGLRVLERYAVRAGGGKNHRDNLGSAVLIKDNHVVAAGGIKEAIRRARERSPHTGKVECEVDSLDQLDEALEAGADIVLLDNMSTADVIEGVRRARGKALVEASGSITLPRITELGQAGVDAISVGALTHSAPAADIGLDFE
- a CDS encoding HAD-IB family hydrolase produces the protein MPRAALFDMDRTLVRRETASLYIRYQRTIGEATWRDAARVSYWVLLYTFGVIDAPGVAAKVMRGFAGMPETVLASRCDDWFRRYVEEHVADRGRAAVAQHLAQGDIVAIATGASPYAARPLARRLGIQHIVSSELEVGRDGRFTGRALEPLAYGAGKVVRAARLAESLGFSLKDSVFYTDSFTDLPLLEAVGEQVVVNPDPRLLRLARRRGWRIEAW